One window of Candidatus Manganitrophaceae bacterium genomic DNA carries:
- a CDS encoding sigma-70 family RNA polymerase sigma factor, which yields MKQVDLTTQNKEDAELVSLAQQGDFEAFDALVNRHEKRLYLHAMKILQNREDAEDVTQTAFINAMEHLSQFRREASFATWITRIATNNALKVLRKRNGLKSISLNEATEENEEGLIPHPEYIADWRGDPLKIVEGRELQRILDEAISHLPEKQRLVFVLRDVMEMTIEETRDALGISAANVKVRLLRARLALREKLTHRFGDADKRVFKPHNHQGDEKGATPAKVLLQSYLKE from the coding sequence ATGAAACAAGTTGATTTGACGACACAGAATAAAGAAGATGCTGAACTTGTTTCTTTAGCCCAACAAGGGGACTTTGAGGCATTTGACGCATTGGTCAACCGTCATGAGAAGCGACTCTATCTTCATGCAATGAAGATACTTCAAAATCGGGAAGATGCTGAGGATGTGACACAGACCGCTTTTATTAATGCGATGGAACACCTTTCCCAATTTCGGAGGGAGGCCTCATTTGCAACCTGGATAACACGGATCGCGACCAATAACGCTTTAAAAGTTTTACGCAAGCGGAACGGTCTTAAGAGTATTTCCCTCAATGAGGCCACTGAAGAAAATGAAGAAGGACTTATTCCCCATCCCGAGTACATCGCTGACTGGCGGGGTGATCCATTGAAGATCGTAGAAGGAAGAGAACTTCAGCGGATTCTGGATGAAGCCATATCCCATCTCCCAGAGAAACAACGCCTTGTTTTCGTCCTCCGGGACGTCATGGAAATGACGATTGAGGAAACACGAGATGCCTTAGGGATCAGTGCGGCAAACGTGAAAGTACGCCTCTTGCGTGCCAGACTGGCACTCCGTGAGAAGTTGACGCACCGATTCGGTGATGCGGATAAACGGGTCTTTAAGCCGCACAATCATCAAGGGGACGAAAAGGGCGCAACACCAGCCAAAGTACTTTTACAGAGTTATCTGAAAGAATAA
- a CDS encoding molybdenum cofactor biosynthesis protein MoaE → MDTTTKKNTERVRIQLEDFSVEDEVNKIKGCSKRIGGIVAFLGAARDFSKGHDVDKIDFEHYPGMAETRLSEIREQALKDFDIIEVTIIHRVGSLSIGDNIVLIIVGAEHRADAFKGCSWSIDELKRITPIWKKETTPQGDVWVEEHP, encoded by the coding sequence ATGGATACCACAACAAAGAAGAATACAGAGCGAGTTCGAATTCAACTGGAGGACTTTAGCGTTGAAGACGAAGTTAACAAGATAAAGGGGTGTTCGAAGCGCATCGGAGGCATCGTGGCCTTCCTCGGGGCTGCCCGGGACTTTTCCAAGGGCCATGATGTCGATAAGATCGATTTTGAGCATTATCCCGGGATGGCCGAGACCCGACTTTCGGAGATTCGTGAACAAGCTCTGAAAGACTTCGACATTATCGAGGTGACCATTATTCATCGTGTGGGAAGCTTGTCAATCGGCGATAATATCGTATTAATTATCGTAGGCGCGGAACATCGGGCAGATGCCTTTAAAGGCTGTTCCTGGTCTATTGATGAGTTGAAAAGAATTACCCCTATCTGGAAAAAAGAGACCACACCGCAAGGAGATGTCTGGGTGGAAGAACACCCATAA
- a CDS encoding MBL fold metallo-hydrolase: protein MFLQRYYLECLSHASYMVADEKTKVAAVIDPRRDVEIYLNDAAEHGFKIKHVILTHFHADFIAGHIELRDKLGAQIYLGRRAEAEFEFKALGDGSIIALGDVRLEAMETPGHTPEGITLLAFDPNSDEQNPYAISTGDTLFLGDVGRPDLLASIGISANELAEMLYDSLHKKLLKLPGKTLVYPAHGAGSMCGKALSDEVVSTLEEQRRFNYALQPMAKADFIKMMVAEQSEAPPYFVHDAILNRKERPSLDKTMQKSMKALDLESVLSLQDSGAQILDVRTANDFAGAHLRGSLNIGIDGRYATWAGTLLNKDRPIIIISEPEHVEEAIIRLGRIGFHNVEGYLKDGMQALRDRSNLILKTQRIMAADVGDLGGEVTIIDIRTANEWVEGHIEGSANIPLNQLTKCIEEVPVSGHVIVHCQGGYRSMIAASFLEKEGRTNIIDLMGGYSAWTALQLPTKHR, encoded by the coding sequence ATGTTTCTTCAACGCTACTATCTTGAATGTTTATCACATGCATCCTACATGGTGGCCGACGAAAAAACGAAAGTGGCCGCTGTTATCGATCCACGACGTGACGTTGAGATCTATTTGAATGATGCAGCGGAACACGGGTTTAAAATCAAACATGTGATTTTGACTCATTTCCACGCCGATTTTATTGCCGGGCATATTGAGCTGCGTGACAAGCTGGGTGCACAAATCTATCTCGGAAGGCGTGCTGAAGCAGAGTTTGAATTTAAGGCCCTTGGCGATGGAAGTATTATAGCGTTGGGAGACGTACGACTGGAAGCGATGGAAACGCCGGGTCATACACCGGAAGGCATCACGCTCCTCGCCTTTGATCCAAACTCGGATGAGCAGAATCCATATGCCATTTCTACAGGAGATACCTTGTTTCTCGGTGATGTTGGGCGTCCCGACCTCTTGGCTTCCATTGGCATCTCAGCCAATGAATTGGCTGAGATGCTTTACGATTCACTACACAAGAAACTTCTAAAACTGCCCGGAAAGACCCTTGTTTACCCGGCCCACGGAGCCGGTTCGATGTGTGGCAAGGCCTTGAGCGACGAGGTCGTTTCGACCCTTGAAGAACAGCGCCGTTTCAATTATGCGCTACAACCGATGGCGAAAGCCGACTTCATCAAAATGATGGTCGCAGAGCAATCAGAAGCCCCTCCCTACTTTGTCCACGACGCGATTTTGAACCGAAAAGAACGTCCCAGTCTCGATAAGACGATGCAGAAGTCAATGAAGGCTCTGGATCTTGAGTCGGTACTATCCCTCCAAGATTCTGGTGCGCAGATTCTGGATGTTCGCACGGCCAATGATTTTGCAGGTGCTCACCTTCGTGGATCTTTGAATATTGGCATTGATGGCAGATATGCCACCTGGGCAGGTACCCTGTTAAACAAAGACCGTCCGATCATCATCATCTCGGAACCGGAGCATGTTGAGGAAGCCATCATACGTCTGGGTCGAATCGGTTTTCACAATGTAGAGGGTTATCTGAAAGATGGCATGCAGGCCCTTAGGGACCGATCCAATTTAATTTTAAAGACGCAGAGAATCATGGCTGCCGATGTGGGTGATCTCGGGGGCGAAGTCACAATAATTGATATTCGTACTGCAAATGAATGGGTAGAGGGTCACATCGAGGGATCTGCCAATATTCCCCTCAATCAACTGACAAAGTGCATTGAAGAGGTCCCTGTATCGGGCCATGTGATCGTCCACTGCCAAGGAGGTTATCGATCCATGATCGCTGCAAGCTTTTTAGAAAAAGAAGGCCGTACCAACATCATTGATTTGATGGGTGGTTATTCAGCATGGACCGCATTGCAACTTCCTACGAAACACCGTTAG
- a CDS encoding outer membrane lipoprotein-sorting protein produces the protein MNYIGIIIYFIIFGSAALAIAKESKEADTLSADLIVKKTIQASYYSGADGRAQVSMTMKDSQGRKRKRRFTILRRNVTEQPGGDQQFYVYFHRPADVNKTVFMVWKKVKQDDDRWLYLPALDLVKRIAASDERTSFVGSDFFYEDVSGRGFDEDTHTLVETTKNYYVVENRPIDPKSVEFASYKAWIHRKTFLPVKIEYFNKMNEKYRIYEVLKVTTVQGYPTIAQARMKDLRTKSETLIAYSGVKYDIGLPEEIFTERYLRNPPRKYLR, from the coding sequence ATGAATTACATCGGGATCATCATTTATTTTATTATTTTTGGATCGGCGGCTCTGGCCATTGCAAAGGAGTCGAAGGAAGCCGATACACTCTCGGCAGACCTCATTGTTAAAAAGACCATCCAGGCCTCTTATTACTCTGGAGCGGATGGCCGCGCTCAGGTCTCCATGACGATGAAGGACAGTCAGGGTAGAAAACGGAAACGGCGCTTTACGATCCTCAGACGGAATGTGACTGAGCAACCAGGAGGAGACCAACAGTTTTATGTTTACTTCCACCGCCCTGCCGATGTCAACAAAACCGTCTTCATGGTTTGGAAAAAGGTCAAGCAAGACGATGATCGCTGGCTCTACCTGCCCGCCCTTGACCTTGTGAAACGAATCGCGGCCAGTGACGAGCGGACCAGCTTTGTCGGTTCTGATTTTTTCTACGAAGATGTCTCAGGACGGGGTTTTGATGAAGATACCCACACGCTTGTTGAGACAACAAAAAACTACTATGTTGTGGAGAATCGCCCCATAGATCCCAAGTCCGTCGAGTTTGCATCGTACAAAGCCTGGATTCATCGGAAGACATTTCTCCCTGTAAAAATTGAGTATTTTAACAAGATGAATGAAAAATACCGCATTTACGAAGTCCTGAAGGTGACGACGGTCCAGGGTTATCCAACCATTGCCCAGGCGAGAATGAAGGACCTGCGGACAAAGAGCGAGACACTCATCGCATATTCCGGGGTCAAGTATGATATCGGGCTTCCTGAAGAGATTTTTACGGAGCGATATCTCCGTAATCCACCGAGGAAATATCTCCGATGA
- a CDS encoding rhodanese-like domain-containing protein, which produces MAKDQILPLEVKRQREEGATFVILDVREPWEFQMAHIPESILIPLGQLEARMGELDPGKEIITLCHHGIRSQSAMEILKQSGIKDVKNLSGGIDAYSRLADPSIPRY; this is translated from the coding sequence ATGGCCAAGGACCAGATTTTACCGCTTGAGGTTAAACGGCAAAGGGAAGAAGGTGCAACGTTTGTCATCCTGGATGTCCGCGAACCCTGGGAATTCCAGATGGCACATATTCCGGAATCCATCCTAATTCCGCTGGGACAGCTAGAGGCGAGAATGGGAGAACTCGATCCAGGGAAAGAGATTATCACTTTGTGTCATCATGGCATCAGAAGTCAATCAGCCATGGAAATCCTGAAGCAATCCGGCATTAAAGATGTGAAGAACCTGAGCGGGGGGATTGATGCTTACTCCCGATTGGCGGATCCAAGTATTCCCAGGTATTAG
- a CDS encoding MoaD/ThiS family protein: MIGVNSVVKVRFFAVLKHLVGKDELSLEIEKETTLAQLIEKLQEELPALKDLLSERRILISVNQEKAEKHCLIRNGDEVAFLPPFAGGAAQSRA, translated from the coding sequence ATTATCGGAGTAAATTCAGTGGTTAAAGTACGGTTTTTTGCAGTCCTGAAACACCTTGTCGGGAAAGACGAACTCTCTCTTGAAATTGAAAAAGAGACAACTCTCGCACAACTCATCGAAAAGCTCCAGGAGGAACTCCCTGCCTTAAAAGACCTGCTCAGCGAGAGAAGAATCCTGATCTCTGTCAACCAGGAAAAGGCTGAAAAACACTGCCTTATCAGAAATGGTGATGAAGTCGCCTTCCTCCCTCCTTTTGCCGGAGGGGCAGCCCAAAGCAGAGCCTGA
- a CDS encoding zf-HC2 domain-containing protein, whose protein sequence is MKCEDLLRQLNDYVDKDIDPDVCTDFEGHLQDCNPCKIVVDTIRKTIKLYKDDAVYEMPIKFHDRLHQTLRDQWKKKMEENPG, encoded by the coding sequence ATGAAATGTGAAGACCTCTTGCGACAGTTGAATGATTATGTAGACAAAGACATCGACCCCGATGTTTGCACGGACTTTGAAGGCCACCTGCAAGACTGCAATCCTTGCAAGATCGTCGTCGATACCATTCGCAAGACCATCAAACTATATAAGGACGACGCGGTGTATGAAATGCCCATCAAATTCCATGATCGACTGCATCAGACCCTCCGGGATCAATGGAAAAAAAAGATGGAAGAAAATCCCGGATAG